The genomic interval AAGTGACATTGATGTTATAATTTTCAAGAAGATAATTTAATGCGTTTTTTTCACTCAAATCATAATTATCTGCTTTGGAATAAGCCTGAATTCCCTGGCCGATCGGATTAAACATGGAGTGAATGGCATAATTTTCAAGTATAAAATGCTGAAACTGAAATCCGTCATTGACCATCTGATGAAACCAGCCTGTACCTAAATCTGCGGTAAATCCCCAGTTTCCGCCAAAACAAACATTTTTTGCAAAAGGCAATGTCGTTTTTCTGTAAATTTCCAGCCTGATCATACAGGCATATTCATTCAGCCTGCATTCAGGAAGTGGGTGCACCCTGCCCGTTTCGAGCACTTCAATATCCTTTGCTTTTCTAGGCGTATTATATTTTTCATGCAGAATGATCGCCTCCGCCTGATCAGGAACATATTCCTGAAATTTAAAACCATTACATAAATCAGCAAATGAGGCCGATGCCGGACATGACCAGCATTGTCCGATTGAACCGGTTCCTGCCAGCTTGTTATTCTGTCCGTATAGCGGAAACATCTCCCCTATCATATCACTATGAAAGACCATATCATTATGCATGATAAAAAGATATTCACCGGATGCGTTTTCCAAAGCATACTGATATGGAATGGACCAACGGTAATCCTTATCCGTTTTTACCCTTTCATAGTCCAGCGTATCCAGATCATAAAAATATTGGGGATAATACAGCTCAACCAGAATTAAAGGTTTGATGGCCTGAATTACTTTAAAAACATCTCCATATGTATCAAACGGCTGTTTTTTCTCAACAGTGATAAAAACTTTATTGATATGCTGACGGCTATATTTTAATAATGATAAAATAGAAATGATTGTCTGATAAGGTTTTCCAAAATAGATTACACAGATATCTGCCTTTTTCATAGTTCAGGTTGAGCAAACAATTAATCATTCGTTACTAAAAGTTAAATTATTACAAAAACTATAAATAATTTACAAAATCTTATTTTTCACAGTGCTGCCATCAAAGCCATTAACCTGACTAATTCTTCCGAAACAACACGGTTGCTGCCCGGCTGGTATTTATGTGCAATAATAGCAAAGCTCAAAAGCTCGCCTGAACGTGAAGTAACATAGCCTGCATAAGCACGGGTCCCTTCAATGGAACCGCTTTTAGCTCTCACATTACCGGAAGCTTTTGTTCCTTTGCCCAAATTACGCACTGTTCCTGTTTGCCCCAGAATTGCAATGCTTTTATAGAAATCATTAAAACTGGTTTCTTTGCTTACAGCACTTAAAATATCTGTCATGTTCTGAACGGTAACCGAACCTGACGGAGAAAGGCCGCTTCCATCCTTAATAAAAAAACCTCTTAAATCAGCCCTGCGTGTTATCCAGTAATCCGACATTGCTTTTGCGGAAGCATCGTATTCCGAATTTCCCGTCAGCCGTTTTCCTATTTGTTTTAGAAAAGTATCTGCATATAAATTAATGCTCCAGAGATTTGTTTGCAGGCATAATTCGCGTAACATGGGTGACTTATATTCGTCGAGAATTTTCCTTGGACTTAATAACGGAATGGGTGTGCCAGATAATTCATTTCCACCAACAACCGGAATCTGAAAACTTATCAGGGTTTCTTTTAAAGCAAAAGCTATATACTCCGATGGGTTCGGTATAGAACCTTTTACTGAAAATGTGGTAAAACCCAACGGAACAGTTCCGGTTAGCAAAACATTATTACCAAGAGGATCACTGTAAATGACAGTCTGATCACCCGAACCTTTTTCTCCCGTGGTTACCTGGTTTTTAAAAAACAAGTACGATATAGCCGGTTCAATTCCCAGATAAGCCGCAGGATCGCCCGGTTCAGTGCCCGGCTTGAATTTGACTTTATACTGATTTTCATTAAAATTTAGCCCCCGAACGCCCGCTCCATAGTAATTTCCCAAATCAGCCCATATCCAGCTGTCAGCTAAGGATTGTCTGTCGAAAAATGACGCATCACCAATAACCTGTCCTTTGATATATCGGATTCCGGCTTTCGAAACAGCCTCTGCCCACCTCTTTACCAATTCTGACGCGATTGGATACCCTTTAAAACGATCGCTTCCCAAAGACGGGTCTCCGGAACCACGAATATAAATATTGCCAGTTAAAGTGTCACCGCTGATCGTTCCGTCGTATTCAAGAAACGTTTGGAACCGGTAATCGCCTCCCAATACCGACAACACGGTTGCAGTGGAAACCAATTTTAAAATGGAAGCAGAAGGAAGGGAACGCTCCTGATTTAATGCAAAAACAGGTTTTCCTTCTTTAACAGTCTTTAAACTGACTGCCAGTGAACCGTTTCGGAATATTTCACTGTTTTGTAATTCTAAGACAGCGTCGCTAAAATTAGTTAGAGCCAGGCTATCAACAGATTGAGAAAAACCAGCATAACAAAAATGAATAAAAAACAGATTTAAAAGGAATTTCATATAAGAGTGAAATGGCAGGATTACCTGCTAAAATGAAAGATTCAGTTCTAAACTAATAAGTAATCACTTATACTCCGTCCCTTTTTTGATACTTTTGTACAAAATTAATAAGGATATATAAATAAGGACGTGTTAAATAATTGATAATATTCAGAATTTGACTTCCATCCATAATTAATTATTTGATTTTCCATTATTATAAACAAGATTTAAAAACAGTACAGATTTTTCCAGAAGAGAAAAATCAGGATATAGATATTCACCCCATTTAAAAGTATGAAATTGACATTTTGGGGAGCTGCA from Dyadobacter sp. NIV53 carries:
- the dacB gene encoding D-alanyl-D-alanine carboxypeptidase/D-alanyl-D-alanine-endopeptidase produces the protein MKFLLNLFFIHFCYAGFSQSVDSLALTNFSDAVLELQNSEIFRNGSLAVSLKTVKEGKPVFALNQERSLPSASILKLVSTATVLSVLGGDYRFQTFLEYDGTISGDTLTGNIYIRGSGDPSLGSDRFKGYPIASELVKRWAEAVSKAGIRYIKGQVIGDASFFDRQSLADSWIWADLGNYYGAGVRGLNFNENQYKVKFKPGTEPGDPAAYLGIEPAISYLFFKNQVTTGEKGSGDQTVIYSDPLGNNVLLTGTVPLGFTTFSVKGSIPNPSEYIAFALKETLISFQIPVVGGNELSGTPIPLLSPRKILDEYKSPMLRELCLQTNLWSINLYADTFLKQIGKRLTGNSEYDASAKAMSDYWITRRADLRGFFIKDGSGLSPSGSVTVQNMTDILSAVSKETSFNDFYKSIAILGQTGTVRNLGKGTKASGNVRAKSGSIEGTRAYAGYVTSRSGELLSFAIIAHKYQPGSNRVVSEELVRLMALMAAL